The genomic window GGGACGCAAGTCGACGTGGCGGCCTTCGATCGCGCCGTCGACGAACGTGGGATGCGTGCTGAGTTGAATCGTGGGTTGCGCGATATAATCGCGGGGTTTGGCCTTGATCAGCCGCGCGAATTCCTCGCGCTGCTCGGCGGTCGACGCCGGGCCGATCAACATGCCGTAGCCGCCGGATTCGTTCACCGTCTTGACGACCATCTTGTCCAGGTTCGCCAACACGTGGCTCATGTGGCTGGGCAACTGCGGGCGGAAGGTTTCGACGTTCTGCAGAATCGGATCCTGCTTCAAGTAGTAGCGGATCATGTCCGGAACGAAGGGGTAAATGCCCTTGTCGTCGGCGATTCCCGTGCCGATGCTGTTCGCCAGTGAGACGTTGCCGGCGCGATACGCGTTCACCAACCCTGGCACGCCCAACATGCTGTCAGGGCGGAACGTCAGCGGATCAAGAAAATCGTCGTCGATGCGGCGATAGATCACGTCCACGCGCCGCAGGCCGCGCGTCGTCCGCATAAACACGCGACTTTGATCGACAAGCAAATCGCGCCCTTCGACCAATTCGATGCCCATGCGCTGCGCGAGAAAGCTGTGCTCGAAATACGCGGAGTTGTAAATGCCGGGGCTCAGCAGCACGACGGTGGGGTCGGCCGCGGCTGGCGGCGGCGCGATGAACTTGAGGACGTCCAGCAAGTAAGCCGGGTAGTCGTCCGTCAGACGCACGTCGTACAACTCGAAGACCTGCGGGAACACGCGCTTCAGCACCTGCCGGTTTTGGAGCATGTAGCTCACGCCGGAGGGGGTGCGACCGTTGTCCTCCAAGACTACATAGCGGCCGTCCGTGTCGCGAATCAGGTCGGAGCCGCAGATGTGGATGTAGATGTCTTTGGGGACAGTCGCCCCCATGAACTCGCGGCGGAAATAGGCGGCCCCGTAAACCAGACGAGGGTCCACCACGCCATCGCGCAGAATATGCTGCTGGTGGTAAATGTCATGCAGAAAATGATTGAGCGCGGTGAGCCGCTGCGCCAGCCCGCGTTCGATCTCGCTCCATTCATGCGCCGGAATGATCCGCGGCACCGGATCCATCGGCCAGACCCGTTCGATGCCTTCGTCGGCGCGGTAAACAGTGAAGCCGACCCCTTCCTGTTGCATCGTCAGGTCGGTCATGCTCTTGCGGCGACGGAACTCCGTGGAGCTCATCGTCCGCAGACGCCGGTAGAGCGGCTCGTAATGCGGCCGAGGATTGCCCTCGGCGTCGAGCATCTCGTCGAAGGCGGCGCCAAGCTCGTACCCGTCCGTTAGGCGCGGCTCGTTCTCATTTCTGACAGGATGCACCGACGGGGGCTGGTTCATTGGGTAGGGCAGTCTGAACTTGGCGCATCGCGCGGAACGTGGGCAGCGTTCGCCGGAAAATCGAGCAGCCGGCCGACAAGTTTGCTGGGGACGACTCTCGGGCGGTTCGCCCGTCGATGTCGAACTAAAATCGCAAAACTTGCGGACGAAATGATTTAGGGTAAACTGCTCGCACTTTGCCGGGCCTGAATTGAAGGTTGGTTATAGTGGAATTGCAAGCCATGTGCCAACAGCAACAGGATTGACCGGAAGTCCAACATTTAGGGAACAAACCCGCATGACGTATTGTTTGGGCATCAAGACCGAAGCTGGCCTGGTGCTGGCCTCCGACTCGCGCACCAACGCCGGCATCGACCACGTCGACACCTGCCGCAAGATGCACACCTTTGTCACGCCCGGCGAGCGCTTGTTCGTCATTCTCTCGAGCGGCAGCCTCTCGATCACGCAGTCGGTTATTACGCTGCTGGACGAGGAATTTGCCCGCCGGCAGGGACTGGCTTCGGCGGCCAATTTTTACGCCGCGGCGCGCTGCGTGGGGGGGCACGTGCGCAAAGTCGCCGAGCTGGATCGCACTGCCCTGGAACGGGACGGGATTAGCTTCAATATCAATCTGATTGTGGGCGGGCAGATTCGCGGCGAAGAGCATCACCTGTATCTGATTTACCCGCAAGGAAACCCGTTACGCGCGACCGTGGAATCGCCATTCTTGCAGATTGGCGAGAGCAAATATGGCCGACCGATCCTCGATCGCGGCGTGCGGCATCACGAGACGACGCTCGAGGAAGCGACGAAGTACGCGCTGCTGTCGATCGACTCGACGATGCGCTCCAACATGGCCGTCGGCCCGCCCATCGACATCGTCGCCTATGCGCCGGACGAGTTCGATTTACGACGCCGCGCCCGGCTCACGGCCAGCGACACACGGCTGACGGAGCTGCGCAGCCACTGGGAGAGCGAACTGCGCCGCGTGATCCAGACGTTGCCAAGCGTGAAGCTGCCGTGATGACCGCAACGCGCTCTTACGAAAAAAGCCCAGGGAAGGCCCTAAGAATCGTTCTATTGGCAGCGATTCTTGGAGGCCTTCCCTGGGCTTGGACATATTCTTCTTGTTAGAAGCCAACTCCCTTGGTGGTGAGCTTAATCCGCACCAAGAACATGTCGGCTGTGATGTAGAGCGTGGAGCCGTCGTCGCCGAAGCCGCAATTGGCCGTGGCTTGGCCGGTGGCCAGGAGGCCAAGCGGCGTACCATCCGGGGCGAGGATCCAGACGCCGCCGGGGCCGGTCGCGAACACGTTGCCGTGAACGTCGACTTTCAGCCCGTCCGGCGATCCCGGTTCTTTCCCAAAGTACTTCGTGGCGTCGAAGAACACGCG from Planctomycetia bacterium includes these protein-coding regions:
- a CDS encoding peptidase; translation: MTYCLGIKTEAGLVLASDSRTNAGIDHVDTCRKMHTFVTPGERLFVILSSGSLSITQSVITLLDEEFARRQGLASAANFYAAARCVGGHVRKVAELDRTALERDGISFNINLIVGGQIRGEEHHLYLIYPQGNPLRATVESPFLQIGESKYGRPILDRGVRHHETTLEEATKYALLSIDSTMRSNMAVGPPIDIVAYAPDEFDLRRRARLTASDTRLTELRSHWESELRRVIQTLPSVKLP
- a CDS encoding circularly permuted type 2 ATP-grasp protein encodes the protein MLDAEGNPRPHYEPLYRRLRTMSSTEFRRRKSMTDLTMQQEGVGFTVYRADEGIERVWPMDPVPRIIPAHEWSEIERGLAQRLTALNHFLHDIYHQQHILRDGVVDPRLVYGAAYFRREFMGATVPKDIYIHICGSDLIRDTDGRYVVLEDNGRTPSGVSYMLQNRQVLKRVFPQVFELYDVRLTDDYPAYLLDVLKFIAPPPAAADPTVVLLSPGIYNSAYFEHSFLAQRMGIELVEGRDLLVDQSRVFMRTTRGLRRVDVIYRRIDDDFLDPLTFRPDSMLGVPGLVNAYRAGNVSLANSIGTGIADDKGIYPFVPDMIRYYLKQDPILQNVETFRPQLPSHMSHVLANLDKMVVKTVNESGGYGMLIGPASTAEQREEFARLIKAKPRDYIAQPTIQLSTHPTFVDGAIEGRHVDLRPFILYGERITIVPGALTRVALPKGSLVVNSSQGGGSKDTWVLAE